One Desulfurellaceae bacterium genomic region harbors:
- the guaB gene encoding IMP dehydrogenase translates to MLPAEIPEGLTFDDVLLLPAASDFMPKDADVSTALTRRISLNAPLVSAAMDTVTESRAAIAMAQAGGIGIIHRNLSIHAQAEEVGKVKKHESGMITNPITVRPDQPIAQAQEIMERFRISGLPVTENETLVGILTNRDLRFEKRLDRLVAEVMTKDRLVTAKPGISLEDAKEILHRHRIEKLLVIDEHMHLKGLITVKDIEKTSQHPLACKDPFGRLRVGAAIGTGEDREARAESLVTAGVDVVVIDTAHGHTRSVIETLGMLKRTFPGIEVVAGNVATAEGTRDLIEAGADAVKVGMGPASICTTRVVSGVGVPQLMAITKSVRVAEDAGVPVISDGGIRFSGDMVKALAAGAHAVMIGSLFAGTEESPGETILYQGRTYKLYRGMGSLEAMREREGSRNRYFQDDEESATKLVPEGIEGRVPYKGGLGMIIDQMVGGLKAGMGYTGCRTLAELRTKAQFVRVTPAGLRENHVHDVIITKEAPNYRME, encoded by the coding sequence ATGCTACCTGCCGAGATTCCAGAAGGACTCACCTTTGACGATGTGTTGCTGTTGCCGGCGGCGTCCGACTTCATGCCCAAAGACGCGGATGTCTCGACCGCACTGACCCGCCGGATCAGCCTCAACGCCCCGCTGGTCAGCGCGGCCATGGATACCGTGACCGAGTCGCGGGCGGCGATCGCCATGGCTCAGGCCGGCGGCATCGGCATCATCCACCGCAATCTAAGCATCCATGCCCAGGCCGAAGAGGTCGGCAAGGTCAAAAAGCACGAAAGCGGGATGATCACCAACCCGATTACGGTGCGCCCCGACCAGCCGATCGCCCAGGCCCAGGAGATCATGGAGCGGTTTCGTATTTCGGGCCTGCCGGTGACCGAGAACGAGACCCTGGTCGGTATTCTGACCAACCGGGATCTGCGTTTTGAGAAACGCCTTGACCGCCTGGTGGCCGAGGTCATGACCAAGGACCGCCTAGTCACGGCCAAACCCGGTATCAGCCTCGAAGACGCCAAAGAGATCCTCCATCGCCACCGGATTGAGAAGCTGCTGGTCATTGACGAGCACATGCACCTCAAGGGCCTGATCACGGTCAAGGATATCGAGAAGACCAGCCAGCACCCGCTGGCGTGTAAAGACCCGTTTGGCCGGCTGCGGGTCGGTGCGGCGATTGGAACGGGTGAGGATCGAGAGGCGCGTGCCGAATCCCTGGTGACGGCCGGGGTTGACGTGGTGGTCATCGACACGGCCCACGGCCATACCCGGAGTGTGATTGAGACCCTCGGCATGCTCAAGCGGACCTTTCCGGGGATAGAGGTCGTGGCCGGCAATGTGGCCACCGCAGAGGGCACCCGCGATCTGATTGAAGCCGGCGCCGACGCGGTCAAGGTCGGTATGGGACCGGCCTCAATCTGTACCACCCGGGTCGTATCGGGCGTTGGCGTGCCGCAGCTGATGGCGATTACCAAGAGCGTCCGGGTGGCCGAAGACGCCGGCGTGCCGGTGATTTCCGACGGCGGCATTCGTTTCTCCGGCGACATGGTCAAGGCGCTGGCTGCCGGCGCCCACGCGGTCATGATCGGCAGCCTGTTTGCCGGCACCGAAGAGAGTCCCGGCGAGACGATTCTGTACCAGGGCCGGACCTACAAGCTCTACCGCGGCATGGGCTCTTTGGAGGCCATGCGCGAACGGGAGGGCAGTCGTAACCGCTATTTCCAGGATGACGAAGAGAGCGCCACCAAGCTCGTGCCCGAGGGCATTGAGGGCCGGGTGCCGTATAAGGGCGGTCTGGGCATGATTATCGACCAGATGGTCGGCGGCCTCAAGGCCGGGATGGGCTACACCGGCTGCCGGACCCTGGCCGAGCTACGGACCAAGGCTCAGTTTGTCCGTGTCACCCCGGCCGGTCTGCGCGAGAACCATGTGCACGACGTGATTATTACCAAGGAAGCGCCCAATTACCGCATGGAGTAG
- a CDS encoding 2Fe-2S iron-sulfur cluster binding domain-containing protein: MPLVTFVKQELSIEVPEGANLRDVALENKIDLYAFPDSLLNCRGRGLCGTCRVQVDDHRALSERTITDEKKNGWEGKTYRLACQSQVLDDVSVVTSPRRIRGWMDHSTYATMKKQGA; this comes from the coding sequence ATGCCGTTGGTCACATTTGTGAAGCAAGAGCTGAGTATCGAGGTGCCCGAAGGGGCGAACCTGCGGGACGTCGCGCTGGAGAACAAGATTGACCTGTACGCGTTCCCGGATAGCCTGCTCAACTGCCGCGGGCGCGGCCTGTGCGGCACCTGCCGGGTACAGGTCGACGACCATCGGGCTCTGTCCGAACGCACCATAACGGATGAAAAAAAGAACGGCTGGGAGGGGAAAACCTATCGCCTGGCCTGCCAGTCGCAAGTGCTCGACGATGTGTCGGTTGTCACCAGTCCGCGTCGCATTCGGGGCTGGATGGACCATTCGACCTACGCCACAATGAAGAAACAAGGCGCCTGA
- the guaA gene encoding glutamine-hydrolyzing GMP synthase translates to MILILDFGSQYTQLIARRVREAQVYCEIHPYSAAAEAIRRLQPQGIILSGGPASVYEADAPRLAAAVVDTPVPFLGICYGMGVLHQLAGAEMVRAERREFGAARLFVDDTRDLFAGFSSTDSSQVWMSHGDKSERLPAGWSVLAHSPNSPIAACRDTSGRLFGVQFHPEVVHTERGREVLHNFLFRVCGCRPDWTMEGFVEHEIARIRQQVGDGRVVCGLSGGVDSAVVAALLSRAIGERLTCIFVDNGLLRQGEAEQVEQTFSGLGIRLRCVNAAERFLKNLAGVEDPERKRRIIGHTFIDVFEEAARPLRADFLAQGTLYPDVIESVSFKGPSATIKSHHNVGGLPERMRLALVEPLRELFKDEVRVLGRILELSEEIVGRQPFPGPGLAIRILGAVEESQLALLRRADAIVDQEIRVADFYHKMWQTFAVLLPVKSVGVMGDARTYENVVAIRAVESVDGMTADWARLPHELLNTIANRIINEVRGINRVVLDISSKPPATIEWE, encoded by the coding sequence ATGATTCTTATTCTTGACTTTGGCAGCCAATACACCCAGCTGATCGCCCGCCGCGTACGGGAAGCCCAGGTGTATTGCGAAATTCATCCCTACTCTGCGGCGGCCGAGGCCATCCGCCGGCTGCAACCCCAGGGCATTATCCTGTCGGGTGGGCCGGCCAGCGTGTATGAGGCCGACGCGCCCCGGCTGGCGGCGGCGGTGGTTGATACGCCGGTACCTTTTCTGGGCATCTGCTACGGCATGGGCGTCCTGCACCAGCTGGCCGGGGCCGAGATGGTCAGGGCTGAGCGGCGGGAGTTCGGGGCGGCTCGGCTGTTTGTCGATGATACGCGTGACCTGTTTGCCGGATTCTCCAGCACCGACTCCAGCCAGGTCTGGATGAGCCACGGCGATAAGTCCGAGCGCCTGCCGGCCGGCTGGTCGGTGCTGGCCCATTCGCCAAACTCGCCGATCGCAGCCTGCCGCGATACCTCGGGCCGCCTGTTCGGGGTGCAGTTTCATCCCGAGGTGGTGCATACCGAGCGTGGCCGCGAGGTCTTGCACAATTTCCTGTTTCGGGTGTGTGGCTGTCGGCCCGACTGGACCATGGAAGGCTTTGTGGAGCACGAGATTGCGCGCATCCGCCAGCAGGTCGGCGACGGTCGGGTAGTGTGCGGGCTGAGCGGCGGGGTCGATTCCGCAGTCGTAGCCGCCCTGCTCAGCCGGGCGATCGGTGAGCGCCTGACGTGTATCTTTGTTGATAACGGTCTGCTGCGCCAGGGCGAGGCCGAGCAGGTCGAGCAGACCTTCTCCGGTCTCGGAATCCGGCTGCGGTGTGTCAATGCGGCCGAGCGCTTTCTCAAGAACCTGGCCGGAGTTGAAGACCCGGAGCGCAAGCGCCGGATTATCGGTCACACCTTCATCGATGTCTTTGAGGAAGCCGCCCGCCCGCTGCGAGCCGACTTTCTGGCCCAGGGCACCCTGTACCCGGACGTGATCGAGTCGGTGTCGTTCAAGGGCCCGTCGGCCACCATCAAAAGCCACCACAACGTCGGCGGCCTGCCCGAGCGTATGCGGCTGGCCCTGGTCGAGCCCCTGCGCGAGCTGTTCAAAGATGAGGTCCGGGTGCTGGGGCGTATCCTGGAGCTGTCCGAGGAGATTGTTGGTCGTCAGCCTTTTCCCGGACCGGGCCTGGCCATTCGTATACTCGGGGCAGTCGAGGAATCGCAGCTGGCGCTCCTGCGCCGGGCCGACGCCATCGTCGATCAGGAAATCCGGGTGGCGGATTTCTACCACAAGATGTGGCAGACCTTTGCCGTCCTGCTGCCGGTCAAAAGCGTCGGGGTGATGGGCGATGCGCGAACCTATGAGAACGTGGTCGCCATCCGGGCGGTCGAGAGCGTAGACGGCATGACCGCCGACTGGGCCCGGCTGCCGCACGAGCTGCTGAATACCATAGCGAACCGCATCATCAACGAAGTCCGAGGCATCAACCGGGTGGTGCTGGATATTTCGTCCAAGCCGCCGGCAACCATCGAGTGGGAATGA
- a CDS encoding TolC family protein, whose product MKKGVLLYFCTWLFLPALGLARADTPAYATNNDPTLAALVEQALESNPQLRQALLDAQAAQLRVAQVTALPDPSLAVTQHARSPETRVGPQTTVVALSQKFPWFGKLSDRGKIAAKQAGVRDTLYQQNRAELVRQIKLAYYDLGYIDQALGITAEQEQLLRHYETLAQARYAQGVGLQQAVVKLQAEITQVLNRRQELLRQRVELEAGLNALCDRPVHTSIPTGRPVDRPVVHIDSDRLSAIGRANRPEVREAVLRIESRQSGVQLARRQYWPDFTLGASWGNVRSRPRAGLNRPPGNGKDVYSLSLSLTLPLFRSKYDAGVQEASERVAAAKAVYHNVVNTVDAAVRSVGVRLRMTDEQIALFERALLPQAEQALRSTEEAYATGTTGVLELLDSEEVLLEVRLGLARLETDYMQALAEMERAIGSAFPEERP is encoded by the coding sequence ATGAAGAAGGGAGTGCTGCTCTACTTTTGCACGTGGCTGTTCCTGCCGGCGCTCGGCCTGGCGCGGGCTGACACGCCGGCCTATGCGACCAATAACGATCCGACGCTGGCCGCTCTGGTCGAGCAAGCGCTTGAGAGCAATCCGCAGCTCCGCCAAGCCTTGCTGGACGCTCAGGCCGCCCAGTTGCGCGTTGCCCAGGTCACCGCCCTGCCGGATCCGAGCCTGGCGGTCACGCAACACGCGCGGTCCCCGGAGACCCGGGTCGGTCCGCAGACAACAGTCGTCGCGCTAAGCCAGAAGTTCCCCTGGTTCGGCAAGCTGTCGGACCGGGGCAAGATTGCTGCCAAGCAGGCCGGCGTCCGTGATACGCTCTACCAGCAAAACAGGGCCGAGTTGGTCCGCCAGATCAAACTGGCCTACTACGACCTCGGCTATATTGATCAAGCGCTCGGCATCACTGCCGAACAAGAGCAGCTCCTGCGCCATTATGAAACCCTGGCTCAGGCACGCTACGCTCAGGGGGTCGGCCTGCAGCAGGCGGTCGTCAAGCTCCAGGCTGAAATCACCCAGGTTCTGAACCGTCGGCAGGAACTTCTGCGCCAACGAGTTGAGCTTGAGGCTGGGCTGAATGCGCTGTGCGACCGACCGGTCCACACCTCGATTCCAACCGGCCGCCCCGTTGACCGGCCAGTCGTGCACATCGACAGCGACCGGCTGTCTGCAATCGGACGCGCCAACAGACCCGAAGTGAGGGAGGCCGTGCTGCGGATCGAGAGCAGGCAGAGCGGCGTGCAGCTGGCCCGACGCCAGTACTGGCCCGACTTCACCCTGGGCGCCAGTTGGGGAAACGTTCGCAGCCGGCCCAGAGCGGGACTGAATCGACCCCCCGGCAACGGCAAAGACGTGTACAGCCTGAGCCTCAGCCTCACCCTTCCCCTCTTCCGCTCGAAGTACGACGCAGGAGTGCAGGAGGCAAGCGAGCGGGTTGCGGCGGCAAAGGCCGTCTACCACAACGTGGTCAACACGGTTGACGCCGCTGTCCGTTCGGTTGGGGTCCGGCTGCGCATGACCGATGAACAGATCGCCCTCTTTGAGAGAGCCTTGCTGCCCCAGGCCGAACAGGCTTTGCGCTCGACCGAGGAGGCGTATGCCACCGGAACGACCGGGGTGCTCGAACTGCTGGACAGCGAGGAGGTCCTGCTTGAGGTTCGGCTCGGCTTGGCGCGTCTGGAAACCGATTACATGCAGGCCCTGGCCGAGATGGAACGTGCCATCGGGTCGGCCTTCCCGGAGGAAAGACCATGA
- a CDS encoding nitroreductase family protein — protein MAQHELFDMMASTRSMRRLKPDPVPDALIYQILDAGIRAPSGTNTQNWRFVVVKDPDIKKQVAAVYQKGWAQVEDMYADRPGPEHMEDTKFRRLISAAAYLAQNMAEVPVLLFACLKERPMPPELAARLARLSGSSIYPAVQNMLLACRALGLGATLTTVASLHEEEIRTVLKLPEDISTYALLPIGYPMGRFGPVTRVPAEEVTCVDQWGTPLKKG, from the coding sequence ATGGCCCAACACGAGCTGTTTGACATGATGGCCTCGACCCGCAGCATGCGCCGTCTGAAACCCGATCCGGTTCCCGACGCGCTCATTTACCAAATCCTGGACGCCGGGATTCGGGCGCCGAGCGGCACCAATACCCAGAACTGGCGTTTCGTGGTGGTCAAAGACCCGGACATCAAAAAACAGGTGGCCGCAGTCTACCAGAAAGGCTGGGCTCAGGTTGAGGACATGTACGCGGACCGGCCCGGACCCGAACACATGGAAGACACAAAATTTCGGCGGCTGATCAGCGCCGCCGCCTATCTGGCCCAGAACATGGCCGAGGTGCCGGTCCTGCTGTTCGCCTGTCTCAAAGAACGACCCATGCCGCCGGAGTTGGCGGCCAGACTGGCCCGCCTGTCCGGTTCGAGTATCTATCCTGCCGTCCAGAACATGTTGCTGGCGTGTCGGGCCCTGGGACTCGGTGCCACCCTGACGACAGTTGCCTCGCTCCACGAAGAAGAAATCAGGACCGTCTTGAAGCTGCCCGAGGACATTTCGACCTATGCCCTGCTGCCGATCGGCTATCCCATGGGCCGATTTGGGCCGGTGACGCGTGTGCCGGCTGAGGAGGTGACCTGTGTCGATCAGTGGGGCACGCCCCTCAAAAAGGGCTGA
- the dnaE gene encoding DNA polymerase III subunit alpha, translated as MGFVHLHLHTQYSLLDGANKVSNLMPQVAAYDMPAVAMTDHGNMFGAVDFYRTAAQHGVKPIIGCEVYVAPHSRFDKNLSGADNQEHGGNFHLVLLAMNLDGYRNLCRLVTAGYTDGFYRKPRIDKALLRELNSGIIALSGCLSGELARTMLGNREKSAREVAEEYAAIFDERFYIEIQANHLPQQEQLNPALIELARELSLPLVATNDCHYLNAEDAEAHEVLLCVQSGKVMSDDKRWRLGTDQLYVKSPEVMRAEFADHPQAVDATLDIAERCNLELSFGEFKFPVFAIPEHESLEQHLERVAQQGLEERLGPIRDAHPEFSSEAEQEYRERLAFELKVIGDMGFAGYFLIVSDFILYAKSQGIPVGPGRGSAAGSLVAYCLQITDVDPIRYQLLFERFLNPGRKSMPDIDVDFCFERRDEVIQYIKDKYGSDKVAQIITFGTLKGKQAIKDVGRALEFSFGETDRMAKLYPAPKQGKDFPLEAALEMEPRLREIRTTGQREEKLFTYSLKLEGLLRHASKHAAGLVISPTALVDHLPLFVDKEGSVLTQFAGPEVDAIGLIKFDFLGLKTLTLLANTVSRIKKTRGCEINLSTLPLDDAATYRRLTHGDTVGVFQMEGSGIRKLITQLKPSCFEDIIAVIALFRPGPLDSGAAEQFIRRKHGKEQTVYPHKLLEPVLKETYGVTIYQEQVMQIAQVLAGYSLADADSLRRAMGKKKKEVMQEERGKFLAGAKHNRIPEKTASEIFDAMETFAAYGFNKSHAAAYAFLSYQTAYLKTHFPHEFMAALMSIEMGDTSKTYKNIADCRLQNIPVLPPAVNVSDEGFTVGEDSIRFGLGAVKGVGSKAIEVICQARQDGPFEDWYDFNRRVQGPQVNKRVMESLIKCGALDSFGLPRAQLLAGCETAMKWAEYEARGANSAQMGLFAASGGKDPTRPELPQVVEWSEDEQLNHEREILGFFITGHPLDRYESRLHGVVSLTTAMIKGRAHQEKVRLAGMVQTLKLKNNKKGDRYATFTLEDKAGVVEVIVWPEAYRKYEQSLHADEPICLSGALDVDEDRCQIIADELVPLESVAKDEVSQVHIQVPSDVTTREDLLALRAVLTQHQGGCPAFLHLLRPDHRETVIALPQALCVAPTRAMLSAVEDVFGSGVASFR; from the coding sequence ATGGGATTCGTTCATCTGCACTTGCATACCCAGTACAGCCTGCTGGACGGGGCCAACAAGGTCTCGAATCTGATGCCCCAGGTGGCAGCCTATGACATGCCGGCAGTGGCCATGACCGACCACGGCAATATGTTCGGTGCGGTCGATTTTTATCGCACCGCAGCCCAGCACGGGGTCAAGCCGATTATCGGCTGCGAGGTGTATGTCGCCCCCCACAGCCGCTTTGACAAAAACCTGTCGGGAGCCGACAACCAGGAGCACGGCGGCAACTTTCATCTGGTCCTGCTGGCCATGAATCTGGACGGCTACCGCAATCTGTGCCGTCTGGTCACGGCCGGCTACACCGACGGCTTTTATCGCAAACCCCGGATCGACAAGGCTCTGCTGCGCGAACTCAACAGCGGGATCATCGCCCTGTCGGGCTGCTTGAGCGGCGAGCTGGCGCGGACCATGCTGGGGAACCGCGAAAAGTCGGCGCGTGAGGTAGCCGAGGAATATGCGGCCATTTTTGACGAGCGATTCTACATCGAGATCCAGGCCAACCACCTGCCCCAGCAGGAACAGCTCAACCCGGCCCTGATCGAGCTGGCCCGCGAGCTGTCGCTGCCGCTGGTGGCCACCAATGACTGCCACTACCTGAACGCCGAGGACGCCGAAGCCCACGAGGTACTGCTGTGCGTCCAGAGCGGTAAGGTCATGTCCGACGACAAACGCTGGCGGCTGGGCACCGACCAGCTGTACGTCAAGTCGCCCGAGGTGATGCGCGCCGAGTTCGCCGACCATCCCCAGGCCGTTGACGCGACCCTTGATATTGCCGAGCGGTGCAATCTGGAGCTGTCGTTCGGCGAGTTCAAGTTCCCGGTCTTTGCCATTCCCGAGCATGAATCCCTGGAGCAGCACCTGGAGCGCGTCGCCCAGCAGGGACTGGAGGAGCGCCTGGGGCCGATCCGGGACGCCCATCCCGAATTCAGCTCGGAGGCCGAACAGGAGTACCGTGAGCGGCTGGCCTTCGAGCTCAAGGTGATCGGGGATATGGGCTTTGCCGGCTACTTCCTGATCGTGTCCGACTTCATTCTGTACGCCAAATCCCAGGGCATTCCGGTCGGTCCCGGCCGGGGGTCTGCGGCCGGCAGTCTGGTCGCCTACTGTCTGCAGATCACCGATGTCGATCCGATTCGCTACCAGCTGCTGTTCGAGCGTTTTCTCAACCCCGGCCGCAAGAGCATGCCGGATATCGACGTTGATTTCTGCTTTGAACGCCGGGACGAGGTGATCCAGTACATCAAGGACAAATACGGCTCGGACAAGGTCGCCCAGATCATTACCTTTGGCACGCTCAAGGGCAAACAGGCCATCAAGGACGTGGGCCGCGCCCTGGAGTTCTCGTTCGGCGAAACCGACCGGATGGCCAAGCTCTATCCGGCGCCCAAGCAGGGCAAGGATTTTCCGCTTGAGGCGGCGCTGGAGATGGAGCCGCGGCTGCGCGAGATTCGGACCACCGGCCAGCGCGAGGAGAAGCTGTTCACCTACTCGCTGAAGCTCGAGGGCTTGCTCCGCCACGCCTCCAAGCACGCCGCCGGTCTGGTTATCTCGCCGACCGCGCTGGTCGATCACCTGCCCCTGTTTGTGGATAAAGAGGGCAGCGTGCTGACCCAGTTTGCCGGGCCTGAGGTTGACGCTATCGGGCTGATCAAGTTCGACTTTCTGGGCCTGAAGACCCTGACCCTGCTGGCCAATACGGTCAGCCGGATCAAAAAGACCCGCGGCTGTGAGATCAATCTGAGCACCCTGCCGCTGGACGATGCGGCCACCTATCGCAGGCTGACCCACGGCGACACGGTCGGGGTCTTCCAGATGGAGGGCAGCGGCATCCGCAAGCTGATCACCCAGCTGAAACCCAGCTGCTTTGAAGACATTATTGCCGTCATCGCCCTGTTCCGACCCGGGCCCCTGGACAGCGGGGCGGCCGAGCAGTTCATCCGTCGCAAACACGGCAAGGAGCAGACAGTCTACCCCCACAAGCTGCTCGAACCGGTGTTGAAGGAAACCTACGGCGTCACCATCTACCAGGAGCAGGTGATGCAGATCGCCCAGGTTCTGGCCGGCTACTCCCTGGCCGACGCCGACTCCTTGCGCCGGGCCATGGGCAAAAAGAAAAAAGAGGTCATGCAGGAGGAGCGCGGCAAGTTTCTGGCCGGGGCCAAACACAACCGGATCCCGGAAAAAACGGCCAGCGAGATTTTTGACGCCATGGAAACCTTTGCGGCCTACGGCTTCAACAAGTCCCACGCCGCCGCCTACGCCTTTCTGTCGTATCAGACCGCCTATCTGAAAACCCACTTCCCCCACGAGTTCATGGCCGCGCTGATGAGCATCGAGATGGGCGATACCAGCAAGACGTATAAGAATATCGCCGACTGCCGCCTGCAAAACATCCCGGTCCTGCCGCCCGCCGTCAACGTCAGCGACGAGGGCTTTACGGTTGGCGAGGACAGCATTCGCTTTGGCCTGGGGGCGGTCAAGGGCGTGGGCTCGAAGGCGATTGAGGTCATCTGCCAGGCTCGCCAGGACGGACCGTTTGAGGACTGGTACGACTTCAACCGACGGGTGCAGGGACCGCAGGTCAATAAACGGGTCATGGAAAGCCTGATCAAATGTGGTGCGCTCGACTCTTTCGGTCTGCCACGGGCCCAGCTGCTGGCCGGCTGTGAGACGGCCATGAAGTGGGCCGAGTACGAGGCGCGGGGGGCGAACAGCGCCCAGATGGGCTTATTTGCAGCCAGTGGCGGCAAGGATCCGACCCGGCCCGAGCTGCCGCAGGTGGTCGAGTGGTCGGAGGACGAGCAACTCAACCACGAGCGCGAAATCCTGGGCTTCTTCATTACCGGCCATCCCCTTGACCGCTACGAGAGCCGCCTGCATGGGGTGGTGTCGCTGACCACCGCCATGATAAAAGGCCGCGCCCACCAGGAGAAGGTGCGCCTGGCCGGGATGGTCCAGACGCTCAAGCTGAAGAACAATAAAAAGGGTGACCGTTACGCCACGTTCACGCTGGAAGACAAGGCTGGGGTGGTGGAGGTGATTGTCTGGCCCGAAGCCTATCGCAAGTATGAGCAAAGTCTGCACGCCGACGAGCCGATCTGTCTCAGCGGTGCGCTCGATGTGGACGAAGACCGCTGTCAGATTATCGCCGATGAGCTGGTGCCGCTGGAATCGGTGGCCAAAGACGAGGTCAGCCAAGTCCATATTCAGGTCCCGTCCGATGTCACGACCAGAGAGGATCTGCTGGCCCTGCGGGCGGTGCTGACCCAGCACCAGGGGGGCTGTCCGGCCTTTTTACACCTGCTGCGGCCCGATCACCGCGAGACGGTTATCGCCCTGCCCCAGGCCTTGTGCGTTGCCCCGACCCGGGCCATGCTGTCGGCGGTCGAGGATGTCTTTGGCAGTGGGGTGGCGTCGTTCCGCTGA
- a CDS encoding alpha/beta hydrolase, which produces MQEFMWLKAGLLTVTVLLSACGSQPSLSGAALQDKYPDKKYIDIDGVALHYDQQGLGRPMVLLHGLGASSYVWRNIIPGLTYGTTVYTLDLMGFGYSEKPQDRRYDIETYVSQLDAFLQELNLENPILGGQGAGALIVALHAVRNPGAVRKLILVGAPLYDASPTLNVRLLGLPGLGQLLTGDWFLKRLFRAGVEAQEKMSDIALRPYLAPYQDDPGARLSLRKFIREFDAESVLEGEITPQLSQMTVPTLLVWGPHDAIVPLEVGRQLDEDIPNSDISVILRSGHYVQEDRPDLVRVAFKEFRDKS; this is translated from the coding sequence ATGCAAGAGTTCATGTGGCTGAAGGCGGGGCTGTTAACCGTGACCGTGCTGCTGTCGGCCTGCGGCTCGCAGCCCAGCTTATCCGGCGCGGCGCTCCAGGATAAATACCCGGACAAAAAATACATCGACATCGACGGGGTAGCCCTGCACTACGATCAACAGGGCTTAGGCCGACCGATGGTCTTGTTACACGGGCTTGGCGCCTCGTCCTACGTGTGGCGCAATATCATCCCGGGCCTGACCTATGGTACGACCGTCTATACCCTCGACCTGATGGGCTTCGGCTATTCGGAAAAGCCCCAGGATCGGCGCTACGATATCGAGACCTATGTCTCCCAGCTCGACGCCTTTCTGCAAGAACTCAACCTGGAGAATCCCATCCTTGGGGGTCAGGGAGCCGGAGCCCTGATCGTCGCCCTGCACGCGGTCCGCAACCCGGGGGCAGTCCGCAAGCTGATTCTGGTCGGCGCCCCGCTGTACGACGCCAGCCCGACGCTCAACGTCCGTCTGCTGGGCTTGCCCGGGCTCGGCCAGCTGTTGACCGGCGACTGGTTTCTCAAACGTCTCTTCCGGGCCGGGGTGGAGGCTCAGGAAAAGATGAGCGATATCGCCCTCAGACCCTATCTGGCGCCCTATCAGGACGATCCCGGAGCGCGGCTCAGCCTGCGAAAGTTTATCCGGGAGTTTGACGCCGAGTCGGTCCTCGAAGGAGAAATCACCCCTCAACTGTCTCAAATGACCGTCCCCACCCTGCTGGTCTGGGGGCCACACGACGCCATCGTCCCGCTTGAGGTCGGCCGCCAGCTCGACGAAGACATCCCCAATTCGGACATCTCGGTCATTCTGCGCAGCGGCCACTATGTTCAGGAAGACCGTCCCGATCTGGTCCGGGTGGCCTTCAAGGAATTTCGGGACAAGAGCTGA